Part of the Triticum urartu cultivar G1812 chromosome 2, Tu2.1, whole genome shotgun sequence genome, TTAAAAGTGTTTGAGTTTCCAAAAAATGATCATATTTTCAAAAAAATCAGAATATTGAAAAATATttttgttttgaaaaaaaataacaAATTCAAAGATTGTCCGCATTTTCAAAATGGCAGGTCCACGGCTTGTTCTGGTGGCGACAATTATCGCTTGGTGCTCCAGAGAGCTTGATGTAATTTTCATTATGTTCGAGTGTTTTGTACTTCTGATGAACTTTGATGATAGATCTTTATCTTTTTCGTAGAAAAAATGTACAGCAAATATGAAGCTTCCTACAGTATAATCATGCAATATCAATGTGTGTTATGATAAATCGGCACCTTCTTGCAAAAAAGAAAATAAGCTGCCAACAAACTCAAAACAATCATGCAAGATTTCAAAGTATACGAAAgcaaaatgatagaactgtgtgCGTGGTTATAATATTGGCTGTAAAATCGACGCTAGGCAACACCGTAGATGGGAACATGGCCGAAGCCAATTACTCCAAAGACGCAAGTGTGAGTCTTGTGCCTCCACGGTATAATTGTGTGATGTATACATCAGGATAAACTCATTCCCCAAGAACATTTCTGCAAACGTCTAAATGGTATTCCCTCCTCTTTAAAAAATTTGTCATGCTTTTAGTTTAAATTACATATGAACAAAATTACCGTATGGACACATCAGGATAAACTCCTCCCCTCAAGAGAAAAGAAATGTGACGTCACGAAACATACAAATGGCAACCTTGTAGTATCAATCTTTGCATAATGAAAAAAAAATTATACGGTTTCTAAGAAGATATTATTGTTAGGGTTTTTAGATCTTAGTATTTTTTTTAGGTGCAACATGGAATTACGCCACTGAGGCCTGGTTTGGCAGGCCGGGGCGGGCCAGAAATTTCAAAGATCATACTTTCTGGGCCGAAAGTTCCCCACTTACTAATTTATTTGGTAGACCGGGTTTTGCCCCGGGCCACCCCGCCCCGATCCCAGATTTTCGTGCCGATTGAGCCCTTGAGGGACGCGCAGTTTATTCTCCTGCGCCGCAGCCACCTCCAGGACGCCGGCGTGCCCTGCCTTCTCCCCGGAGGTATTTTCTtgccgcccctcccctcccgcCAGCCGTTTCTCGCCACCGTCCCGCCATGGCTGCCAACACAGACCCCGGCGCCGGCGCGTTGTTCGGCTTCGACGCCGCCCTGGCGTACGCACCGCAACCGCCGAGCTCCGCCACGCCTTCTTGTTTTTTTTTTAGTGTTGCGACGGCGCCCTGGCGTGCCGGAATCCTTTCACGCCCACTGTTTGCTGAGCTGCACTTGGTTCCAAAAGGAATTACTAGAGGAAGAGAAACATGAGAACTTACTGTTGCTAATTGTTTTCCCCTTCTTTTGTGCCAAGCCCTCTCCTATAGTCTTATTCCATCAGCAGTGGTACTGCATCACAAAGAGCATATACTGTATATCACAACTGAAAATTACTCAACAGCAGTTCAAAGGAAGTCCTGTTTGGCTGTCTGCGTCATTAGTTACCTTTCTATCTCATACTGTGAACTTGTGAAGACTATGCCCcctgtcaagatcatgttcagtACACTGTTTGTGTTATCATCTTCCTGCAAGAACTGGTGCTACTGGCGTAAAAAAGAACAGCGCAACTGCACCTGGACAGTTGATGTAGAGACAACATCATGTTTGCACTGGTTTACTCTGTATTTTCGTGTGAAATAGGATATATTCAGAATTCTAATTGTGAGTTTCTTTCATACCATTGATGCTGGAGCTTTCATGTGGTTTGGAGCTTGCCATGGAAGCATTCATAGCATAAATTTGTGcaagctactccctccgtcccataatataagaacgtttttcacactagtgtagtgtcaaaaacgttcttatattatgggacggagggagtagcattcATCTTGAGCCCCTCGGACACAAACTTGTGCATTGTAGGGTGTCTTGCTTATGGTTTTGACCTAAATTACTTTGCTGTTGTTATGTTGACTATGAATTGAAAAAAGAACTTTAACATCTGATCACAATACTTAAGTTGATTTAAGTAGTGCTACTTGCTATATTTTTTATCCATATATCTAATCCAGGGCTGGCTTTAATTTGGTTTTTATATGTTTGGTAAGATAATCCAGTGAAGTCTAAATCCATAACTAATGCTTGAGGAAAACAATTATAAGTATATGCAAATGCATATCTGTTTGGCTATAAAATAGGTGTACCTTTTAACCATCCTTACCTAGCTGAAAAGGTTAATCCTTGGATTTTTACATCGTCCAGCTAAAAGTTTACAGAAGAAGCCAGCTATGAGGACTCCTGGTCATGCTAAGAAGGTAATTCGAATGGAACAACTGTCTTTTGTTCATCAGATATTGTTATCCTGATGGTTAGGTTTCAGAGAACTATACTTACTATAATTTTGTCACTGAGAACTTGTATGTCAGTATGTATTCACAACTACATTAACATTTTTGCAGGTGAAAAATGTGACGAATGATGCAATTGACGGCAAGCGGGGCATGATCTACATTCCAGACCAGAAGGTTTGTGTCTAAATTGTTTTATTAATAGTTCTGAAGTTTAAATTTAACCTATTGGTATGCTAATCCGCTTCATGTTTTATTTTACTGAAAGATTTCAAAATTGACCTTAACAAAAGACATAAAGGGTCTGAAGCAGGAGCGCCGTGACGCCAAGAAAAACAAGGGGCACTTGAAGAAGCAAAAGGTCAACCATGAGTGAATAATACAGTCATCATATATTGTCGAACATATTCTGTTTTTCATCATCAATATCATTATGCTTGTTCCAGAGTTATTTTTAGTCTGCATTCGGTGTTGAGTTAGCTAGGTAGTTCTGTATCAACTTTTAGATACAATGATGATGGAACTTACGGTGCTATATGTCATGGTTCGTGTTCTTGGCCTTGGTCACCATAATATTGTCCATATTCTTTGGTTTCAATCATGTACAGCCTTTATCATCGATCAAAATAAAGTTTCACTATGCTTGTTTCAGATTTGATGTGACAAGTCGGCTAATTAACGTTTTGTATCAGTTTAAATGCTAACAAAGCTTGCTTCTACAGCTTAGTTATTTTTACTTTTTATGTGTCCTTTAATTAGATTTGTGTTGTATACTGTGTCCCACATTTGCTGAGATAAATCATCGATCTTCCAATTCTATAACAGTTTATGAAATCAGTCAACGTCCCACCCAGTACAGATTCCATCGCTGCCGGCAGCTAACGTTAACTCTGTTTCAACATTTTGTTTTCagctgaggaagaagaagaagcccgctccCAAGAGTGCAAAATGAAGGCGAGTGAAAGCCATGACTCAAGTGACACGCACCAGCTGAACCAATTGTCTCCTTAGCGTCTTAACATCGTCCGTAAAATTTAAGCTTTGTACTGGCTACCTTAAAGTCACTGCCGGGTTTAAACACCTTAATCATCACAGCGATCTTTTGAAAATAGTTTCTGCCAAATGCAAGGTCTTATGTATGGgtctagtgtagtgtcaaaaacactcttatattatggggcGGAGGGAGTAGCATTCTTTTTCTTTTATGAGTAGATTTTTAATTGTAGTACTGCTATTTGCAGCATCTTATCTCAATATAGCAACCACTGCCTATGAAACAACAACCTTTGTAGAAAGGGGATTGTTGATGGGAGAGGATTGTGGATGAGAGCGAAAATTGGGGATTTTTACATTAAAGCAAGCTTGATTACTAGCCATCGTTGGGCATTTCGCCTGGTACAAAGCTCCGCGACTAGTGTTGGAATTTCAGTTCAAACCAAGGATGATCAGCACAGCAGCTACAACCTTGGGCATACAACCTTGGTGCTTGAGGTACTAGTCGGCAGCTACTTTTTACTTTCAGCTGGTACGAGTGATTAGGTGAGTGCTTTAATCATTCACATACACTTTGTCAAGTCATCCATCTGTGCCTAAGCCGAGCACACAGATCATAACCTGATTCACTGCATCATCCTTCATATAATATGCAGCTACGTTCTGTCTTTTCCCATCATCCATAATCTTGAGTATAATGTGCATCTACGTTCTTTCTCTTCCTGCTGTCGTCTAGTACACGAGATGCGTGAAACAGGGCACGAGTAGCAGTAGCTTCTCTTACGTATAGCCGTAGTTCCGTAGCAGAATCAGCAAATTTTGGCAGATGTTGCTTTGCTCCCTGCCAATCACAAGTTCACAACAGATGCATCAGTGTACTTCAGCACAACCCTCAAACTCTGGATATACACCTGATGAATTCTGTCACAAAAACGAGAAATAGTAATTTATAAACCGATTGAACTCGCGCAGACGCTCTGGTGCTTCTCCTTGGCGAGCCAGGCATTTTTTTTGTGGGTAATAGTGCAGTACCTATCAATTCTGAGAGTCCGGCCACGGTTCTCTGCTGGTGACGGAGGAAGAGGTCCCTGTAGAGCCACTCTTCTTTTATCTTACTTTTGAATGTTGTGAGAGCAAGTATAATAAGGTGACATAAGCAGGCTGTAAGGATTTAAATATTATATTGGTGTTGATCGGAAAAGAGAAAAtgagagagaagagaagcggaTGTAGACTTACAGCCGGCTGTATCACAAGTTCCAAGAAACTTTGTGAGAGTGGAAGATGGATCCTATGTTGACAAAGTAGTACTTTCTTATAGCCAATTATTATACGTGTTGGCTATTACATTAGTTAtaaatgacatggcaatgtgTTATAGCCAACAgatggctatattattaaccatgctccgAGGGCTTCTCTATCACTTTAGTTTGGGATCTCGTTTTTCTTTGAGAGAAAACGGGACCAAAACTGGCAAACCGTCTCATCCGGCTTTTGAATGAGGAGTGATAAATCCCAGATGTATGCTTGTCCTCGTCGGCGTAAATCGTCGGTTGACCCTTCGATTGTAGCAATGAgatgggtggtgggtgggtttgaAAATCTGACCTCGGCCGATGTCATCTTACTCCAACCACTTGCGAGATCTGATTGTTGAGGATTATTGACTCTTCGGCTAGTCCTGATGTCGAGCACTGGAATTCTCCCTCGCGTTCTCCTCGGACCCAATCTGACATCGGGGCTAGAGGAAGTTTCTACAAGATCCGATCTGACACGAATCCTGGTTCTTTATTGTTGACCTGGCCACTTATCTTAGTCTGGGGAGGGGTCGTCGGATACTGCCCTGGTGGCAGATCCGATGATGGTCATGCACCTGCGCCCTAAACCTGACTTGACGTCAGCATTGGATCGCGTGCCTCATACTGGACCTCGGTGTGGCTAAACGACCTTTCTACGAGGGCTGCGCGAGCCCGCAGTGTGCTCCAAATCGCCGGATCTAATGATACGGTGTGGGATCGAGGTTTTGACCCGCCCTAGGTGGCCAATCGAATCGGCGAGGAAGGCAGCGCTTGTGACGCCCGGGTATTtgagctacagtaaacctctgttaatgatgccacgtcacgatggttactgttgctaatctcgtgttagtttgaaaccgattcaaattcaaattcaaaatcgaGTCAAACGGTAAATTCTTCAAacgttaaaactaaaatgttcaaaatggGACAAATAAATCCTAAGTCCAAATGGTGGAGGAACCACATTTTAGTAAAAAGATTTAAAGCACTAAAATGATTTAAACAGTAGCTAAACAACTATTTAAACGACTttggtattttataaaatactagacTGTTTTTATCAGGGTAAAACTTTTTATAGTAGTGGATTGTTCTGAAACATTATTTTAGGGGCTATACATATATTTGTATAAAATTAAAATTAATGTGTaactaaaataaaacaaaaaaaagaaaattaTGAAAAGGTAAAAAAAAAGGAAAGGAGTAAAACAACCCTCCCCCACTGGGCCACTCGGCCCAGCTGCTAGCTAGGCCAAACCCTAGGCCGGCCCACCCCCTGCCTACTAACCCACTCCCCCCCGAAACCCTAAGCGGCCCCTCCCCACTTCCCCCACGATTCCCCCCCCCCGACCTCTCCCACTCCCCATTCTGGATCGGGTCGGGGCACCCGACGCCCTGGTCGCCCGATGCCCCGGCACGTccccgccgccccaccgccgtcctcctcgcctccccctctcccgatCTGCGAGCTCCGACGCCGCGCTCGACCCGCCGTACGCCGCCGCCTTGTCCTCGATTCACCGCCGCCCGGAGCTCCACGGACACCGCCCGGAGCCCGCGCAGCCGCCCGAGGACCTCGCCGGACCTCCTCGCCGGTCGGCCTCCTCCACGACGCGTCTCCTCCGTCATCCTCCTCGACCCCCGCTGCCTAACCCCTACTGCCCCAGTGAGCTcccccctctcccctctcccctGCGCGCCCAGCCCCTCCCCCCGTGCTCAGCTCCGTCCTCGCCGCTGCCCGTGGACGGCCGCAACCGGCCAACCCCGCGGCGCCCCGCTCACGCGTCTCGCTCCGGCGCCCCACCTTCGGCCTCCTTCCCGTACGCCGCGCCAATCGCTGCACCGCCGCTTCCTGCCTTGCTCTGCTGCTACCCGCTAACGCCGCCGCCTGTAGCCCGCCTCCGGCCGGCCGTTGCCCGCTGGAGCACCCCGCCGTTTGGCCACCGCTGCTACTAGTCGTGGGCACCGGAGCCCTTGGCTCCCGTGCGTGTCCAGCTGCCCGGCTGTGGCCGCCGGCGCCTGGTGCCCCTGTGAGCCCAGCCGGCCTCCCCTGTTGACTTAGCGCTAACTAACCCCCTAACCAGACACTGACAACGGGCCCCACTGGCACTAATTAACCTCAGTTTGAAATAATCACAAATAACTAAAATATTAAAACTGTGAGAATGACAGCTGGGCCCCACTACCcaggtttgaccagtcaacagttgactagtcaactgctgactggacaattgactgggtcaacctagtcccctggccccacatgtcattgactgtgGCTAGCCCTTAGTGGGTATAAAAGGTATATCCTGTTTTAATTCGAATTAATAAATAATTTTAGAAAAactttaaaactttgaaaaatcgtataaaataatctgtaactcggatcaaaatactttgtacatgaaagttgctcagaacgacgagacgaatctggatacgcagcccgttcgtccaccacgcatccctagcatagcgaacacgcaactttccctcttcggttcaccggtccgaaaacgcgaaacaccggggatactttcccggatgtcatcccccttcaccggtatcacctactaccgcgttaggacACCTCTAacaccgttacttgtcatgtcatgcatcactatgcatatgcttgcattatatttattgtttcttcaccctcttctctcgctagacaccgagaccgacgctgctgctacccagtacgactacggtgttgacgacccctctctcttgccggagcaaccaggcaagccccctttgatcaccagatatcgcctattctcttctatactgcttgcattagagtagtgtagcatgttactgctttccgtttatcctatcctgatgcatagcctgtccttgctactactgatGTTActtttacctgcaatcctacatgcttagtataggatgctagtgttccatcagtggccctacactcttgtccgtctgccatatgctatactactgggccgtgatcacttcgggaggtgatcacgggcatatactatatactttacacagttacattacctgcggtactgttcggagatgggagctgaaggggcaggtggctccatcccggtagaggtgggcctgggttcccgacggcccccgactgttacttgaggcggagcgacagggcaggttgagaccacctaggagagaggtgggcctggccctagtcggcgttcgcggatacttaacacgtttaacgagatcttggtatttgatctgagtctggccactggcttatacgcactaaccatctacgcggggacagttatgggcactcgacgtcgtggtatcagtcgaagcacttcgtgacgccagcgactgagcggcgcgcgccgggttggaccgcgtaacgtgacttcctttgtaatggaggttgctaggtctgctctccggccgcgtactcaacgtgcaggtgtgctatgggcgatgggcccagacccctgtgcgcttaggtttagaccggcgtgctggcctctctgttgtgcctaggtagggctgcgacgtgttgatcttccgaggccgggcatgacccaggaaagtgtgtccggccaaatgggatcgagcgtgttgggttatctGGTGCatccctgcagggaagttaatctattcgaatagccgtgatcttcggtaacaggacgacttggagttgtaccttgaccttatgacaactagaaccggatacttaataaaacacacccttccaagtgccagatacaaccggtgatcgctctctcacagggcgatgaggggaggatcatcggttaggattatgctatacgatgctacttggaggtcttcagtctactctcttctacatgctgcaagacggcggctaccagaagcgtagtcttcgaaaggactagctatccccctcttattccggcattctgcagttcagtccacatatgatagccttattccagttgataccaatgcatacatatgtagtgtagctc contains:
- the LOC125540891 gene encoding ribosome production factor 2 homolog → MRTPGHAKKVKNVTNDAIDGKRGMIYIPDQKISKLTLTKDIKGLKQERRDAKKNKGHLKKQKLRKKKKPAPKSAK